Proteins co-encoded in one Xiphophorus couchianus chromosome 3, X_couchianus-1.0, whole genome shotgun sequence genomic window:
- the LOC114141669 gene encoding acidic leucine-rich nuclear phosphoprotein 32 family member E-like isoform X2 — protein sequence MEMKKRISLELRNRSPAEVRELVVDSCRSADGEVEGVTEEFSALEVLSMVNVGLGSLAKLPALPKLRKLEVSDNSISGGLDALAEKCPNLSYLNLSGNHIKELSSLQPLQNLKNLKSLDLYSCGVTAADGYRDAVFRLLPQVVYLDGFDPDDNEVPESNDEDDEAGPPGDEDEDEDEDEEEGSEVGLSYLMKEGIQDEEDDGDYVEEEEDDEEEEEDGEDDDALAQGEKRKRDADDEGDDDDDE from the exons GTGAGGGAGCTGGTGGTGGACAGCTGCCGCTCGGCGGACGGGGAGGTGGAGGGCGTGACGGAGGAGTTCTCGGCGCTGGAGGTCCTCAGCATGGTGAACGTCGGCCTCGGCTCGTTGGCCAAACTGCCGGCGCTGCCCAAGCTCAGGAAG CTGGAGGTGAGCGATAACTCCATCTCTGGAGGTCTGGATGCGCTGGCGGAGAAATGCCCCAACCTGAGCTACCTGAACCTGAGCGGCAACCACATCAAGGAGCTGAGCAGCCTGCAGCCGCTG cagaacctgaaGAACCTGAAGAGTTTGGACCTGTACAGCTGCGGCGTGACGGCGGCCGATGGTTACCGGGACGCCGTGTTCCGCCTGCTGCCGCAGGTTGTCTACCTGGACGGCTTCGACCCGGACGACAATGAGGTGCCTGAGTCCAACG ATGAGGATGATGAAGCCGGGCCGCCTGGAGACGAGgatgaggatgaagatgaagatgaggaggaaggTTCTGAGGTGGGGCTGTCCTACCTGATGAAGGAGGGAATCCAG gatgaggaagatgatggaGACTatgtggaggaagaggaagatgatgaggaggaagaggaagacggAG AGGATGATGATGCTCTGGCTCagggagagaagaggaagagggacGCAGATGATGAAggtgacgatgatgatgatgagtaG
- the LOC114141669 gene encoding acidic leucine-rich nuclear phosphoprotein 32 family member E-like isoform X1 translates to MEMKKRISLELRNRSPAEVRELVVDSCRSADGEVEGVTEEFSALEVLSMVNVGLGSLAKLPALPKLRKLEVSDNSISGGLDALAEKCPNLSYLNLSGNHIKELSSLQPLQNLKNLKSLDLYSCGVTAADGYRDAVFRLLPQVVYLDGFDPDDNEVPESNGEFRVRFGPVLLVPCVTRCSVPDEDDEAGPPGDEDEDEDEDEEEGSEVGLSYLMKEGIQDEEDDGDYVEEEEDDEEEEEDGEDDDALAQGEKRKRDADDEGDDDDDE, encoded by the exons GTGAGGGAGCTGGTGGTGGACAGCTGCCGCTCGGCGGACGGGGAGGTGGAGGGCGTGACGGAGGAGTTCTCGGCGCTGGAGGTCCTCAGCATGGTGAACGTCGGCCTCGGCTCGTTGGCCAAACTGCCGGCGCTGCCCAAGCTCAGGAAG CTGGAGGTGAGCGATAACTCCATCTCTGGAGGTCTGGATGCGCTGGCGGAGAAATGCCCCAACCTGAGCTACCTGAACCTGAGCGGCAACCACATCAAGGAGCTGAGCAGCCTGCAGCCGCTG cagaacctgaaGAACCTGAAGAGTTTGGACCTGTACAGCTGCGGCGTGACGGCGGCCGATGGTTACCGGGACGCCGTGTTCCGCCTGCTGCCGCAGGTTGTCTACCTGGACGGCTTCGACCCGGACGACAATGAGGTGCCTGAGTCCAACGGTGAGTTCCGTGTCCGGTTCGGTCCGGTGCTTCTGGTTCCGTGTGTGACGCGCTGCTCTGTCCCAGATGAGGATGATGAAGCCGGGCCGCCTGGAGACGAGgatgaggatgaagatgaagatgaggaggaaggTTCTGAGGTGGGGCTGTCCTACCTGATGAAGGAGGGAATCCAG gatgaggaagatgatggaGACTatgtggaggaagaggaagatgatgaggaggaagaggaagacggAG AGGATGATGATGCTCTGGCTCagggagagaagaggaagagggacGCAGATGATGAAggtgacgatgatgatgatgagtaG
- the plekho1b gene encoding pleckstrin homology domain-containing family O member 1b yields MKKNSSGKRGPADPGQQNPAPDKTGWIRKFCGKGIFREIWKNRFVVLKGDQLFICEKEVKELGQADEVLDLSDYERCEEIRKNKSRSKKNHSKFKLQRCSSPGNTVPNQVFLAVSPEEKDSWINILNTAITRAKNRILDEVMVDDSQLSHLTRDRVKIPHNRRLPTRGHLLAVASTSSSDGMLTLDLIQEEDSASHKGVASEPPARPGPDCPRSQTDGSLADRSAESSSKSQSLPCDTAVWQKTGPAQTPQPDRRLGAAEKNRCASMDEILNPDAKNQTPTGTGRTAAPLGRLQELIDQKLERTERLLLEVQADAEPGGAKGGKPAPDGPRAEAERLLKEAAATWTQARQVLDEVQELKALYRQLEPGCLNSTKPNRKSLM; encoded by the exons ATGAAGAAGAACAGCTCCGGGAAACGG gGTCCGGCGGACCCCGGCCAGCAGAACCCAGCGCCGGACAAAACGGGCTGGATCAGGAAGTTCTGTGGGAAGGGGATCTTCAGGGAGATCTGGAAGAACCGCTTCGTGGTTCTGAAAGGAGACCAGCTGTTCATCTGTGAGAAGGAG GTGAAGGAACTGGGTCAGGCCGACGAAGTTCTGGACCTGTCCGACTACGAACGCTGCGAAGAGATCAGGAAGAACAAGAGCCGCAGCAAGAAGAACCACAGCAAGTTCAAACTGCAGCGCTGCAGCTCACCAGGGAACACG GTGCCCAACCAGGTGTTCCTGGCTGTCAGCCCGGAGGAGAAGGACTCCTGGATCAACATCCTGAACACGGCCATCACCAGAGCCAAGAACCGGATCCTGGATGAG GTGATGGTGGACGACTCCCAGCTGTCTCACCTGACCAGAGACAGAGTGAAGATCCCTCACAACCGCCGGCTGCCCACCAGAGGCCACCTGCTGGCCGTG GCGTCCACCTCGTCCTCAGACGGGATGCTGACCCTTGACCTCATCCAGGAGGAGGACTCGGCGTCTCATAAAGGCGTCGCCTCAGAACCGCCGGCTCGACCGGGTCCGGACTGTCCCAGGTCCCAGACGGACGGGTCGCTAGCGGACCGAAGCGCTGAGTCGTCCTCCAAGTCCCAGAGCCTTCCCTGCGACACGGCCGTGTGGCAGAAGACGGGTCCGGCCCAGACCCCCCAGCCGGACCGGCGGCTTGGCGCTGCGGAGAAGAACCGCTGCGCCTCCATGGACGAGATCCTGAACCCGGACGCCAAGAACCAAACTCCGACCGGAACCGGCAGAACCGCGGCACCGCTCGGCCGGCTACAGGAGCTCATCGACCAGAAGCTGGAGCGGACGGAGCGGCTGCTGCTGGAGGTCCAGGCCGACGCCGAGCCGGGCGGAGCCAAGGGCGGGAAGCCGGCGCCGGACGGACCACGGGCCGAGGCAGAGCGGCTCTTGAAGGAGGCGGCAGCCACCTGGACCCAGGCCCGGCAGGTTCTGGACGAGGTCCAGGAGCTGAAGGCGTTGTACCGCCAGCTGGAGCCCGGCTGCCTCAACAGCACCAAACCCAACCGTAAGAGCCTGATGTGA
- the LOC114141669 gene encoding acidic leucine-rich nuclear phosphoprotein 32 family member E-like isoform X3: MEMKKRISLELRNRSPAEVRELVVDSCRSADGEVEGVTEEFSALEVLSMVNVGLGSLAKLPALPKLRKLEVSDNSISGGLDALAEKCPNLSYLNLSGNHIKELSSLQPLNLKNLKSLDLYSCGVTAADGYRDAVFRLLPQVVYLDGFDPDDNEVPESNDEDDEAGPPGDEDEDEDEDEEEGSEVGLSYLMKEGIQDEEDDGDYVEEEEDDEEEEEDGEDDDALAQGEKRKRDADDEGDDDDDE; encoded by the exons GTGAGGGAGCTGGTGGTGGACAGCTGCCGCTCGGCGGACGGGGAGGTGGAGGGCGTGACGGAGGAGTTCTCGGCGCTGGAGGTCCTCAGCATGGTGAACGTCGGCCTCGGCTCGTTGGCCAAACTGCCGGCGCTGCCCAAGCTCAGGAAG CTGGAGGTGAGCGATAACTCCATCTCTGGAGGTCTGGATGCGCTGGCGGAGAAATGCCCCAACCTGAGCTACCTGAACCTGAGCGGCAACCACATCAAGGAGCTGAGCAGCCTGCAGCCGCTG aacctgaaGAACCTGAAGAGTTTGGACCTGTACAGCTGCGGCGTGACGGCGGCCGATGGTTACCGGGACGCCGTGTTCCGCCTGCTGCCGCAGGTTGTCTACCTGGACGGCTTCGACCCGGACGACAATGAGGTGCCTGAGTCCAACG ATGAGGATGATGAAGCCGGGCCGCCTGGAGACGAGgatgaggatgaagatgaagatgaggaggaaggTTCTGAGGTGGGGCTGTCCTACCTGATGAAGGAGGGAATCCAG gatgaggaagatgatggaGACTatgtggaggaagaggaagatgatgaggaggaagaggaagacggAG AGGATGATGATGCTCTGGCTCagggagagaagaggaagagggacGCAGATGATGAAggtgacgatgatgatgatgagtaG